Proteins encoded by one window of Actinocorallia herbida:
- a CDS encoding acyl-CoA synthetase produces the protein MTTPNSANSGADVDVNPAGAVRRRARVAPDHVVVRYEGGDLSYAGLDERAARLAAVLAEGGVGEGERVAYLGLNSSSFLVTMLAAFRLGAVFVPLNFRLTGVETGYVLGRSGAVALVCEDGHRAVAEAAREGVDLRLALLVDDDPAIPVQGEPGPAWAPWSGPLAEADPHPEIASRGFADPAILMFTSGTTGRPKGVLLTHGNVWWNSVNVDTMLDTRRGDTTHAVAPLFHIGALNSFVIRTLVRGGTVIVRRTFDPASTLADLTAHRVNSTFMVPAMLAGLSRVEGIAEADLSALRSVVVAGAPVPPSLIEQFAGYGVLLQQAWGLTETAPFATHLPAESTMAKLGSAGLPMPHTRVRVVDTETGEAAAPGVAGEVLVSGPNVTPGYWENPEATAAAFDAEGWFHSGDIGYLDEDGYLFIVDRLKDMIISGGENVYPAEVERVLTELPGLTDIAVIGVGDERWGERVVAVVSLAEGVELTLEELRAFGERRLARYKLPRELRVVPALPRNASGKLEKVAVRAMVG, from the coding sequence ATGACCACCCCGAATTCTGCGAACTCCGGTGCCGATGTCGATGTGAACCCCGCGGGGGCGGTGCGGCGCCGGGCGCGGGTCGCACCCGATCATGTGGTGGTGCGGTACGAGGGCGGCGACCTCAGTTATGCGGGGCTCGATGAGCGGGCGGCGCGGCTCGCGGCGGTGCTGGCGGAGGGCGGGGTGGGGGAAGGGGAGCGGGTCGCCTATCTGGGGCTGAACAGTTCGTCGTTCCTGGTGACGATGCTCGCGGCGTTCCGGCTGGGGGCGGTGTTCGTGCCGTTGAACTTCCGGCTGACCGGGGTCGAGACCGGCTATGTCCTCGGCCGCAGCGGGGCCGTCGCGCTGGTGTGCGAGGACGGGCACCGGGCCGTCGCCGAGGCCGCGCGCGAGGGAGTGGACCTGCGGCTCGCCCTGCTCGTGGACGACGACCCGGCGATCCCGGTCCAGGGCGAGCCCGGTCCGGCGTGGGCCCCCTGGTCCGGCCCGCTCGCGGAGGCCGACCCGCACCCGGAGATCGCGAGCCGGGGGTTCGCGGACCCGGCGATCCTCATGTTCACCTCCGGCACGACCGGTCGGCCCAAGGGCGTCCTGCTCACCCACGGCAACGTCTGGTGGAACTCCGTCAACGTCGACACGATGCTGGACACCCGGCGCGGCGACACCACCCACGCGGTGGCCCCGCTGTTCCACATCGGCGCGCTCAACAGCTTTGTGATCCGCACGCTGGTGCGGGGCGGCACGGTGATCGTCCGGCGGACGTTCGACCCGGCGAGCACGCTCGCGGACCTCACGGCGCACCGCGTCAACTCGACGTTCATGGTCCCCGCGATGCTGGCGGGGCTGAGCCGGGTCGAGGGGATCGCCGAGGCCGATCTGTCGGCGCTGCGCTCGGTCGTGGTGGCCGGGGCGCCGGTGCCGCCGTCGCTGATCGAGCAGTTCGCCGGGTACGGCGTGCTGCTCCAGCAGGCGTGGGGGCTCACCGAGACCGCGCCGTTCGCGACCCATCTGCCCGCCGAGTCGACCATGGCCAAGCTCGGATCCGCCGGGCTGCCGATGCCGCACACCCGGGTCCGGGTCGTCGACACCGAGACCGGGGAGGCGGCGGCGCCGGGCGTGGCGGGCGAGGTGCTGGTGTCCGGGCCGAACGTGACGCCGGGCTACTGGGAGAACCCCGAGGCGACGGCCGCCGCGTTCGACGCCGAGGGCTGGTTCCACTCCGGCGACATCGGCTACCTGGACGAGGACGGCTACCTGTTCATCGTCGACCGGCTCAAGGACATGATCATCAGTGGTGGGGAGAACGTCTACCCCGCCGAGGTCGAGCGGGTCCTCACCGAGCTGCCCGGCCTCACCGACATCGCGGTGATCGGCGTCGGCGACGAGCGGTGGGGCGAGCGGGTGGTCGCGGTCGTGTCGCTGGCCGAGGGCGTCGAGCTGACGCTGGAGGAGCTGCGGGCGTTCGGCGAGCGGCGGCTGGCCCGCTACAAGCTGCCGCGCGAGCTGCGGGTGGTCCCCGCGCTGCCGCGCAACGCCTCGGGCAAGCTGGAGAAGGTCGCCGTCCGCGCGATGGTCGGCTAG
- a CDS encoding NDMA-dependent alcohol dehydrogenase codes for MQTRAAILWEQNGAWSVEDIELDDPKAGEVKIKLVASGLCHSDEHLVTGDMVLGPDISELMGVQQFPIIGGHEGAGEVVEVGPGVTTLKEGDHVVLSFIPACGRCPSCAMGRQHLCDLGAFILAGRQITDMTARHHALDGTDLGIMACTGTFAPYTVVSETSCIKIDDWIPMDKAALIGCGVTTGWGSAVNAASVRAGETVVVIGLGGIGMNAVQGAALAGARHVVTIDPVEWKREKSFEFGATHAVASVEEAFAKVGELTWGAMADKAILTTGVAYGDLIGQMMSLITKGGRGVVTAVAPIMQEDVKLNLFDLSMQRKELVGCLFGNSNPRRDITRLLRLYEEGKLKLDELITTTYTLDDINQGYQDMRDGKNIRGVIKY; via the coding sequence ATGCAGACTCGGGCAGCGATCCTGTGGGAACAGAACGGCGCCTGGAGCGTCGAGGACATCGAGCTCGACGACCCGAAGGCCGGCGAGGTCAAGATCAAGCTGGTCGCCTCGGGCCTGTGCCACTCCGACGAGCACCTCGTCACGGGCGACATGGTGCTCGGGCCCGACATCTCGGAGCTGATGGGCGTCCAGCAGTTCCCGATCATCGGCGGCCATGAGGGCGCCGGCGAGGTCGTCGAGGTCGGCCCCGGTGTCACGACCCTGAAGGAGGGCGACCATGTCGTCCTGTCCTTCATTCCGGCGTGCGGGCGCTGTCCGTCCTGCGCGATGGGCCGCCAGCACCTGTGCGACCTCGGCGCGTTCATCCTCGCGGGCCGCCAGATCACCGACATGACGGCCCGCCACCACGCGCTGGACGGCACCGACCTCGGCATCATGGCGTGCACGGGCACCTTCGCGCCGTACACGGTCGTCAGCGAGACCTCCTGCATCAAGATCGACGACTGGATCCCGATGGACAAGGCGGCCCTGATCGGCTGCGGCGTCACCACCGGGTGGGGTTCGGCGGTCAACGCGGCGAGCGTCCGCGCGGGCGAGACGGTCGTGGTCATCGGCCTCGGCGGCATCGGCATGAACGCCGTCCAGGGCGCGGCGCTGGCCGGCGCCCGGCACGTCGTCACGATCGACCCGGTCGAGTGGAAGCGCGAGAAGTCCTTCGAGTTCGGCGCGACCCACGCGGTCGCCTCGGTCGAGGAGGCGTTCGCCAAGGTCGGCGAGCTGACCTGGGGCGCGATGGCCGACAAGGCCATTCTCACCACCGGCGTGGCCTACGGCGACCTCATCGGCCAGATGATGTCCCTGATCACCAAGGGCGGCCGCGGCGTCGTCACCGCCGTCGCCCCGATCATGCAGGAAGACGTCAAGCTCAACCTCTTCGACCTCTCCATGCAGCGCAAGGAGCTCGTCGGCTGCCTCTTCGGCAACTCCAACCCGCGCCGCGACATCACCCGCCTCCTCCGCCTCTACGAGGAGGGCAAGCTCAAGCTCGACGAACTCATCACCACCACCTACACCCTGGACGACATCAACCAGGGCTACCAGGACATGCGCGACGGCAAGAACATCCGAGGCGTCATCAAGTACTGA
- a CDS encoding glutamine synthetase family protein, with protein MERLADEERARRAARGRALAEDLVRDGIEGVAVTWVDTSGITRMKGVPVGRLGHAAGWGVGASPVFDLFLLDDSAAPGASPVGDLRLHPDLDRLVPHTALPGWAWAPGDRYDQDGLTHSRDGRALLRRECLRLAVDGWRVLAGIEVEWTVSRGAGEEFVPAVTGPAYAMSRLSALGDYTAEVLTALGRAGVAVEQLHPEYTPGQFELSTAAEDPVGAADTAVLVRETVRAVSAAHGLRATFAPQPAPGLVGNGGHVHLSLWHGDVPMMSGGPLRYGMTTEGASFIAGVLTRLPALLAIGSPSVASYLRLVPERWAGAYACWGLENREAAVRFITGPAGAGRCANVEIKCFDATANPYLALAALLAAARAGLTSETTLPDPVIGAPTDATASRLPSSLPDAVAAFTADPVLTEALGAPMAEAVTAVRTAETALFADASPDEIVTRTRWRH; from the coding sequence GTGGAACGGTTGGCTGACGAGGAGCGGGCGCGGCGCGCGGCCCGGGGCAGGGCGCTCGCCGAGGATCTGGTGCGCGACGGGATCGAGGGCGTCGCCGTCACCTGGGTCGACACCAGCGGGATCACCCGGATGAAGGGCGTGCCCGTCGGACGGCTCGGGCACGCCGCGGGCTGGGGCGTCGGAGCGTCGCCGGTGTTCGACCTGTTCCTGCTGGACGACTCGGCCGCGCCCGGCGCGTCGCCCGTCGGGGACCTCAGGCTGCACCCCGATCTCGACCGTCTCGTCCCCCACACGGCGCTGCCCGGCTGGGCGTGGGCGCCCGGCGACCGCTACGACCAGGACGGCCTCACCCACTCCCGCGACGGCCGCGCGCTGCTGCGCCGGGAGTGCCTGCGGCTCGCCGTGGACGGGTGGCGGGTCCTCGCGGGGATCGAGGTCGAGTGGACGGTCTCGCGCGGCGCCGGCGAGGAGTTCGTCCCCGCCGTGACGGGGCCCGCATACGCGATGTCCCGTCTCAGCGCGCTAGGGGATTACACCGCTGAGGTGCTGACGGCGCTGGGCCGGGCGGGGGTCGCGGTCGAACAGCTCCATCCGGAGTACACGCCGGGCCAGTTCGAGCTGTCCACCGCGGCCGAGGACCCCGTCGGGGCCGCGGACACCGCCGTTCTGGTGCGCGAGACCGTCCGGGCGGTGTCGGCGGCGCACGGGCTGCGCGCGACGTTCGCGCCCCAGCCCGCACCCGGCCTTGTCGGGAACGGGGGACACGTCCATTTGAGCCTGTGGCATGGGGATGTGCCGATGATGTCGGGCGGGCCGCTCCGGTACGGGATGACCACCGAGGGCGCCTCCTTCATCGCGGGCGTCCTGACCCGGCTGCCCGCCCTTCTCGCGATCGGCTCCCCTTCCGTCGCCAGCTACCTGCGGCTCGTCCCCGAGCGCTGGGCCGGCGCGTACGCCTGCTGGGGCCTGGAGAACCGCGAGGCCGCCGTCCGGTTCATCACCGGCCCCGCGGGCGCGGGCCGCTGCGCGAACGTCGAGATCAAGTGCTTCGACGCCACCGCCAACCCCTACCTCGCCCTCGCCGCCCTCCTCGCCGCCGCCCGCGCCGGCCTCACCTCGGAGACCACCCTCCCCGACCCCGTCATCGGCGCCCCCACCGACGCGACGGCCTCCCGCCTCCCCTCTTCCCTCCCCGACGCGGTCGCCGCCTTCACCGCCGACCCCGTCCTCACCGAGGCCCTGGGCGCCCCCATGGCCGAAGCCGTCACCGCGGTCCGCACCGCCGAGACGGCGCTGTTCGCCGACGCCTCCCCCGACGAGATCGTCACCCGCACCCGCTGGCGCCACTGA
- a CDS encoding gamma-glutamyltransferase has protein sequence MGSERVEGAAGRVAVAAPHAAAVEAAEEAVRGGGNAIDAALAAAAALTVVYPHQCSLGGDLIALVHDERSGDGPVAVLSAGTVPAGLDLEALAGAPMPRRGIETVTVPGAVAGWRAIAALGAARPLGEALRAAARTAAKGAPVSPGLARAIEAQREAVLADPGLREVFAPEGEPLGEGDVFVQPALAATLEELAEDPASFYTGAVAARLAAGLAGLGGAHTAADLAAHEAETVPALGRELGGVHWWVAPPPSQGALLLGVLPAALEAAASGREAGLVEASLRGMDVRDRELGDPRTAPVDVRAMTDLRVSSTEPAPPSGRALGDTVAVTAVDGAGLSVTLIQSVFQTFGAGLLERSTGIVLHNRGASFSTDPASPARIAHGSRPPHTLCPLIVQAPGLTAAVGCQGGRAQPWILAQAAPDLAEPSANPAAVLARPRWVVGAKDLGHDVPTLVGEPGTAGAVNAASALGVPVDRRDGPQDEAGHVQVARRAAGRLDAATDPRADGAAAVLHP, from the coding sequence GTGGGTTCTGAGCGTGTTGAGGGGGCCGCAGGGCGGGTGGCGGTCGCGGCGCCGCATGCGGCCGCGGTGGAGGCCGCGGAAGAGGCCGTGCGGGGCGGGGGGAACGCGATCGACGCGGCGCTCGCCGCGGCGGCGGCGCTCACCGTCGTCTATCCGCATCAGTGCTCGCTCGGCGGGGACCTCATCGCGCTCGTACACGACGAGCGGTCGGGTGACGGACCCGTCGCGGTGCTGTCGGCGGGGACCGTGCCCGCCGGGCTTGACCTGGAAGCACTGGCCGGGGCGCCGATGCCGCGGCGCGGGATCGAGACCGTCACCGTGCCCGGGGCCGTCGCCGGGTGGCGTGCGATCGCCGCGCTCGGGGCGGCGCGGCCGCTCGGCGAGGCGCTGCGGGCCGCGGCGAGGACCGCCGCGAAGGGCGCGCCGGTCTCCCCCGGGCTCGCGCGGGCGATCGAGGCGCAGCGCGAGGCGGTGCTGGCCGATCCGGGGCTGCGCGAGGTCTTCGCGCCCGAGGGAGAGCCGCTCGGCGAAGGGGACGTCTTCGTCCAGCCCGCGCTCGCCGCCACGCTCGAAGAACTCGCCGAAGACCCCGCGTCCTTCTACACGGGCGCCGTCGCCGCCCGGCTCGCCGCCGGGCTGGCAGGGCTGGGCGGCGCGCACACGGCCGCCGACCTCGCCGCGCACGAGGCCGAGACGGTACCCGCGCTCGGCCGGGAGCTCGGCGGGGTCCACTGGTGGGTGGCACCTCCGCCGTCGCAGGGCGCGCTGCTGCTCGGGGTGCTGCCCGCCGCGCTGGAGGCCGCCGCGTCGGGCCGGGAGGCCGGGCTGGTCGAGGCGAGCCTGCGCGGCATGGACGTGCGGGACCGGGAACTCGGCGACCCGCGCACCGCCCCCGTGGACGTCAGGGCGATGACGGATCTGCGCGTCTCCTCCACCGAGCCCGCTCCCCCGTCCGGGCGGGCGCTCGGCGACACCGTCGCGGTCACCGCGGTCGACGGGGCGGGCCTGTCCGTCACCCTGATCCAGAGCGTCTTCCAGACGTTCGGGGCCGGCCTTCTGGAGCGCTCCACCGGCATCGTGCTGCACAACCGCGGCGCGTCGTTCAGCACCGACCCCGCGAGCCCCGCGCGGATCGCGCACGGGTCGCGGCCGCCGCACACGCTGTGCCCGCTCATCGTCCAGGCGCCCGGCCTCACCGCGGCCGTCGGCTGCCAGGGCGGGCGGGCCCAGCCGTGGATCCTCGCCCAGGCCGCGCCCGACCTCGCCGAGCCCTCCGCGAACCCCGCCGCAGTGCTCGCCCGACCCCGCTGGGTCGTCGGCGCCAAGGACCTCGGGCACGACGTGCCGACGCTGGTCGGCGAGCCGGGGACCGCGGGCGCGGTGAACGCCGCCTCCGCCCTGGGCGTCCCGGTGGACCGCCGCGACGGCCCGCAGGACGAGGCGGGGCACGTCCAGGTCGCGCGGCGCGCGGCGGGCCGCCTCGACGCGGCCACCGACCCGCGCGCCGACGGCGCCGCCGCGGTCCTGCACCCCTGA
- a CDS encoding primary-amine oxidase produces MSTAHWTDPLTEAEIAEVVALVKADPRIGERPRFWGVAVEESLARGLAAGQGRPVRLVVMNPDAHAAWEIAAWTAGTDRVASLGAWLPVDARRPGVSSEEARMVAQACREDRGVQEALAKRGIHDVSLVWVDPESITGFEPADLKDRRLSWGTVWHRETADDNGYARPVSGLVPIIDMETLEVVRIEDHGVIPMASETGVYRSGTWGPDREVAPLEITQPDGPGFSVDGQLIEWQNWSFRVGFTHREGLVLHDIRYRDGDKVRPIMKRASVNEMYVPYLDSDPTAYRKNFFDWGEYGAGPLTASLELGCDCLGEIRYLDAAVLNGHGEPRTIKNAICMHEEDFSILWKHVNTRTGEAEVRRARRFVVSFFATVANYDYGFYWSFHQDGMIELEIKLTGVMSVSGVADGVTPPFGRIVSPNVQAPNHQHYFGLRLDMGVDGPVNRLYEVHSEVEEDEALNPYGNACRTVRTPLLSEKDAARKGDPSRALHWLVESDGTLNRFGDKTAYKVLLQNTTNLFAKPGSVVERKAPFVAKHLWATAYDGTQRFIAGEYPNQAPLGDPDGVHAWQEADRSLDGAELVLWPVVGVHHAPRPEEWPIMPVHRIGMRLEPDGFFDRNPSLDLPAPKRHRTPAEASDGGSCCR; encoded by the coding sequence ATGAGCACCGCACACTGGACCGATCCCCTCACCGAAGCCGAGATCGCCGAGGTCGTCGCGCTGGTCAAGGCGGATCCGCGGATCGGGGAGCGGCCCAGGTTCTGGGGCGTGGCGGTGGAGGAGTCGCTGGCGCGCGGGCTCGCGGCCGGGCAGGGCCGCCCGGTGCGGCTCGTGGTGATGAACCCCGACGCGCACGCCGCCTGGGAGATCGCGGCCTGGACGGCCGGCACGGACCGCGTGGCGTCGCTCGGCGCCTGGCTCCCGGTGGACGCCCGGCGCCCCGGCGTGTCCAGTGAGGAGGCCCGGATGGTCGCGCAGGCCTGCCGGGAGGACAGGGGCGTGCAGGAGGCCCTGGCCAAGCGCGGGATCCACGATGTGTCGCTGGTCTGGGTGGACCCCGAGTCGATCACCGGGTTCGAGCCGGCCGACCTGAAGGACCGCCGCCTGTCCTGGGGCACCGTGTGGCACCGGGAGACCGCCGACGACAACGGCTACGCCCGTCCGGTCTCCGGGCTCGTGCCGATCATCGACATGGAGACCCTCGAGGTCGTCCGGATCGAGGACCACGGCGTGATCCCGATGGCGTCGGAGACCGGCGTCTACCGGTCGGGCACCTGGGGACCGGACCGGGAGGTCGCCCCGCTGGAGATCACTCAGCCCGACGGCCCCGGCTTCTCCGTCGACGGGCAGCTCATCGAGTGGCAGAACTGGTCGTTCCGGGTCGGGTTCACGCACCGCGAGGGCCTCGTGCTGCACGACATCCGGTACAGGGACGGCGACAAGGTACGTCCCATTATGAAGCGGGCGTCCGTCAATGAGATGTACGTGCCCTACCTCGACAGCGACCCGACCGCCTACCGGAAGAACTTCTTCGACTGGGGCGAGTACGGCGCCGGCCCGCTGACCGCGTCGCTGGAGCTCGGCTGCGACTGCCTCGGCGAGATCCGCTACCTCGACGCGGCGGTGCTGAACGGGCACGGCGAGCCGCGCACGATCAAGAACGCGATCTGCATGCACGAGGAGGACTTCTCGATCCTCTGGAAGCACGTCAACACCCGGACCGGCGAGGCCGAGGTGCGCCGCGCCCGCCGCTTCGTCGTCTCGTTCTTCGCGACCGTCGCCAACTACGACTACGGTTTCTACTGGTCGTTCCACCAGGACGGCATGATCGAGCTGGAGATCAAGCTGACGGGCGTCATGTCCGTCTCGGGCGTGGCCGACGGCGTCACCCCTCCGTTCGGCAGGATCGTCTCCCCGAACGTGCAGGCGCCCAACCACCAGCACTACTTCGGCCTGCGCCTGGACATGGGCGTCGACGGCCCGGTGAACCGCCTCTACGAGGTGCACTCCGAGGTCGAGGAGGACGAGGCGCTCAACCCGTACGGGAACGCCTGCAGGACCGTCCGGACGCCGCTGCTCTCGGAGAAGGACGCCGCGCGCAAGGGCGACCCGTCACGGGCGCTGCACTGGCTCGTGGAGAGTGACGGCACCCTTAACCGGTTCGGGGACAAGACCGCCTACAAGGTCCTCCTCCAGAACACGACGAACCTGTTCGCCAAGCCCGGCAGCGTCGTGGAGCGCAAGGCCCCCTTCGTCGCCAAGCACCTGTGGGCCACCGCCTACGACGGCACCCAGCGCTTCATCGCGGGCGAGTACCCCAACCAGGCCCCGCTCGGCGACCCCGACGGCGTGCACGCCTGGCAGGAGGCCGACCGCTCGCTCGACGGCGCGGAACTCGTCCTCTGGCCCGTCGTCGGCGTCCACCACGCGCCCCGCCCGGAGGAATGGCCCATCATGCCCGTCCACCGCATCGGCATGCGCCTGGAACCCGACGGCTTCTTCGACCGCAACCCCTCCCTCGACCTCCCGGCCCCCAAGCGCCACCGCACCCCCGCGGAGGCGTCCGACGGCGGCTCCTGCTGCCGCTGA
- a CDS encoding serine/threonine-protein kinase, whose product MIPFQPLGARDPREIGGYRISAVLGSGGMGRVFLGATRSGRLLAIKVIRPEYADDEHFRRRFRREVEAADRVRSIYTAPVVDADPEGSPPWLATAYVPGPSLAAAVAEQGPLPAATARVLALGVAEALHAVHAAGLVHRDLKPGNVLLSADGPRVIDFGIARAADTTPLTRTGARMGSPHFMSPEQAAARTAEAPSDVFALGATVLFAATGRPPFGEGDPAAVLYRVLHDEPDLSGCPEDLLPLVRSCLDKDPDARPSVREVIDALAADPSATTVDWLPEGVETGLDAYARPPEPEPEARRRLPASAGVLGAAVLLAGAVVAAAVILRPGGPEKADAAPSPSATATIPSPAPPASGTYRFDRQVYRDMEWTVKLDRIEVEGATATARIVISRRSGTRELICLRNAGVNVALVLADGRSVPARSTFCGKHEGETWPVRAGTPHREWATFPVSPDLTEPFTLEWGTLGDVLGGQVKGLTLTDPS is encoded by the coding sequence GTGATCCCGTTTCAGCCCCTCGGGGCGCGCGATCCCCGCGAGATCGGCGGGTACCGGATCTCGGCGGTGCTGGGTTCCGGCGGCATGGGCCGAGTGTTCCTCGGCGCGACGCGCAGCGGGCGGCTGCTCGCGATCAAGGTGATCCGGCCGGAGTACGCCGACGACGAGCACTTCCGGCGCAGGTTCCGGCGCGAGGTCGAGGCCGCCGACCGGGTGCGCAGCATCTACACCGCGCCCGTCGTGGACGCCGACCCGGAAGGCTCGCCGCCGTGGCTGGCGACCGCCTACGTGCCGGGGCCGTCGCTCGCCGCGGCGGTCGCCGAGCAGGGCCCGCTGCCCGCCGCGACGGCGCGGGTGCTCGCGCTGGGCGTCGCCGAGGCCCTGCACGCGGTGCACGCGGCGGGCCTGGTGCACCGCGACCTCAAGCCGGGGAACGTGCTGCTGTCGGCCGACGGCCCGCGCGTCATCGACTTCGGGATCGCCCGCGCCGCCGACACCACGCCGCTGACCCGCACGGGCGCCCGGATGGGCTCACCGCACTTCATGTCCCCCGAGCAGGCCGCGGCCCGGACCGCCGAAGCGCCGTCGGACGTCTTCGCCCTGGGCGCGACGGTGCTGTTCGCCGCCACCGGCCGTCCTCCGTTCGGCGAGGGCGACCCGGCCGCGGTGCTCTACCGCGTCCTGCACGACGAGCCCGACCTCTCCGGCTGCCCCGAGGACCTCCTCCCCCTCGTCCGGTCCTGCCTGGACAAGGACCCCGACGCCCGGCCGTCCGTGCGCGAGGTCATCGACGCGCTGGCGGCCGACCCGTCGGCCACGACCGTCGACTGGCTGCCGGAGGGCGTCGAGACCGGTCTCGACGCCTACGCGCGGCCGCCCGAGCCCGAGCCGGAGGCCCGCAGGCGCCTCCCCGCCTCGGCGGGCGTGCTCGGCGCGGCGGTCCTGCTCGCCGGGGCGGTCGTCGCCGCCGCGGTCATCCTGCGGCCCGGCGGCCCCGAGAAGGCCGACGCCGCCCCCTCGCCCAGCGCGACCGCGACGATCCCGTCGCCCGCGCCGCCCGCCTCCGGCACCTACCGGTTCGACCGGCAGGTCTACCGGGACATGGAGTGGACGGTGAAACTCGACCGGATCGAGGTCGAGGGCGCCACGGCCACCGCGCGCATCGTCATCTCCCGGAGGTCCGGCACGCGGGAGCTCATCTGCCTCAGGAACGCCGGCGTCAACGTCGCCCTCGTCCTCGCCGACGGCAGGTCGGTGCCCGCCCGGAGCACCTTCTGCGGGAAGCACGAGGGCGAGACCTGGCCCGTCCGGGCCGGGACGCCGCACCGGGAATGGGCGACCTTCCCCGTCTCCCCCGACCTCACCGAGCCCTTCACCCTCGAATGGGGCACCCTCGGCGACGTCCTGGGCGGCCAGGTCAAGGGCCTGACCCTCACCGACCCGTCCTGA
- a CDS encoding ornithine cyclodeaminase family protein, whose amino-acid sequence MNGARVLDARATAAALDPEAVVAAVAVALSAISDGTASAPPRVAAFAPGGLLGAMPGYVPGLGLGAKLVSVFADPGHAGRSAHRGVVVLFDERDGSVLAVMDGEPITEVRTAAVATVAMRALARPGARRVAVIGTGSQAAAQVALLAALHPDLPLMVGGRRPSAAAALAARHPNGTSAGIEDAVRAAEIVLCCTDARTPVLDHSWLVPGAHVGSVGGFHGPEIPADTVASATLFAEWPGAAASPLPAGAHELQGVPPERVTLLGDVLAGRHRGRVSESEITFFKSTGHAAFDVAAAHVVHTRSREEGSGLLL is encoded by the coding sequence ATGAACGGGGCACGTGTCCTCGACGCGCGGGCGACCGCCGCCGCGCTCGACCCGGAGGCCGTCGTCGCCGCGGTGGCCGTCGCGCTCAGCGCGATCAGCGACGGGACCGCGTCGGCGCCACCCCGGGTCGCGGCCTTCGCACCGGGCGGGCTCCTGGGCGCGATGCCCGGATATGTTCCCGGCCTTGGCCTCGGCGCCAAGCTCGTCTCCGTCTTCGCCGACCCCGGGCACGCCGGGCGCAGCGCTCATCGGGGCGTGGTCGTGCTCTTCGACGAACGCGACGGGAGCGTCCTCGCCGTCATGGACGGCGAGCCGATCACCGAGGTGCGCACCGCCGCCGTCGCCACCGTGGCGATGCGCGCGCTGGCCAGGCCCGGCGCCCGGCGCGTCGCGGTGATCGGCACGGGCTCGCAGGCCGCCGCCCAGGTCGCCCTGCTCGCCGCGCTGCACCCCGACCTGCCTTTGATGGTCGGGGGCCGGCGGCCGTCCGCGGCGGCGGCCCTGGCCGCCCGCCATCCGAACGGCACGTCCGCGGGGATCGAGGACGCGGTCCGCGCCGCCGAGATCGTGCTGTGCTGCACCGATGCGAGGACCCCCGTGCTCGACCACTCCTGGCTCGTCCCCGGCGCGCACGTCGGCTCCGTGGGCGGCTTCCACGGCCCCGAGATCCCCGCCGACACCGTCGCCTCCGCGACCCTCTTCGCCGAATGGCCCGGCGCCGCCGCCTCCCCCCTCCCGGCCGGCGCCCACGAACTCCAGGGCGTCCCGCCCGAGCGCGTCACCCTCCTCGGCGACGTCCTCGCCGGCCGCCACCGCGGCCGCGTCTCGGAATCGGAGATCACCTTCTTCAAGTCGACCGGCCACGCCGCCTTTGACGTCGCCGCCGCCCACGTCGTGCACACGCGCTCCAGGGAGGAGGGGTCCGGCCTCCTGCTCTGA
- a CDS encoding IclR family transcriptional regulator — protein sequence MPRSANSAVAKALDVIEIVASAGRPQRLSEIAEAAGLHRATAHRVLADLVARGWILRAGDAYLPGAGILRLARTPVGASLAALARPVLEGLSARTALMVNLQVPQADTSLVLDAVRPPRLHMITDLVGEALPVHRFAGPLALVAALPEDARAPYLRVAEADGTPAAALADALAEAERTGFAVEHGREDRMVASLSRAVLDSEGRPVCALTLVGPDAEFTTEALPVLAAALREAAESLAAVISGAAP from the coding sequence GTGCCCAGATCGGCGAATTCGGCGGTGGCCAAGGCCCTCGACGTCATCGAGATCGTCGCCTCCGCAGGTCGGCCGCAGCGGCTCAGCGAGATCGCCGAGGCGGCCGGGCTGCATCGCGCGACCGCGCACCGGGTGCTCGCCGATCTCGTCGCGAGGGGCTGGATCCTGCGCGCCGGAGACGCCTACCTGCCCGGCGCGGGCATCCTCCGGCTGGCCCGCACGCCCGTCGGCGCCTCGCTCGCGGCGCTGGCCCGGCCCGTGCTGGAGGGCCTCTCCGCCCGGACGGCGCTGATGGTGAACCTCCAGGTCCCGCAGGCCGACACGTCCCTCGTGCTCGACGCCGTCCGGCCGCCCCGGCTGCACATGATCACCGACCTGGTCGGCGAGGCCCTGCCCGTCCACCGGTTCGCCGGGCCGCTCGCCCTCGTCGCCGCCCTGCCGGAAGACGCCCGCGCGCCCTACCTGCGCGTCGCCGAGGCCGACGGGACACCCGCCGCGGCCCTGGCGGACGCCCTCGCCGAGGCCGAGCGGACGGGCTTCGCCGTCGAACACGGGCGCGAGGACCGGATGGTCGCCTCCCTGAGCCGCGCCGTCCTCGATTCCGAAGGGCGCCCCGTGTGCGCGCTCACCCTCGTCGGACCGGACGCCGAGTTCACGACCGAGGCGCTGCCGGTCCTCGCCGCCGCTCTTCGCGAGGCGGCGGAATCCCTAGCCGCAGTCATCTCAGGAGCCGCACCTTGA